A region of the Chrysiogenia bacterium genome:
CGGTAATCGAGCCCATGCCGCCGAGCACCACAAAGACCAAAATCTCCACGCTGCGCAGGAAAGTGAAACTGTTGGTATGCACATAGCCCTGGCTCTGGCTGAAGAGCACGCCCGCGACGCCGCCAAAGAACGCGGCGACAACAAAGGCCTCGGTCTTCACCCGCGTCGCGCTGATTCCCAGGGACTCAGTTGCGATCTCGTCGTTCTTGACCGCGACATAGGCGCGCCCGCGCGTTGAATAGGCCAGATGCCAGATGGCGACGATGGTCAGCAAAACCATGGCGTAGGTCTCGAAGATGCCCTCAAAGCGCACGTCGTAGTCGTAGTTTGAGGGCACCACGGAAAACCCGCGCGCGCCGCCAACGGCATCGATGTTCAGGATGATGATGCGAATGATTTCGCCAAAACCCAGCGATGCAATGGCCAGATAATCGCCGCGCAGCCGCAGCGTCGGAATGCCGACCAGCACCCCTGCCACCGCGGCGCTGAGGCCTCCCGCGAGTATGACCGCCACAAAGAAGAGCGCGCGGGAGAGCGCCATTGGCAGGTGCAGGCTCTCGTGGAAGAACGCCTGCATCTCCGCGCCGCCGTAGACGCTCAGCGCGGCGGCCACGTAGGCGCCGATCGCCATGAAACCCGCGTGTCCAATCGAAAGCTGGCCGGTGAAACCGTTGATGAGGTTGAGGCTCACCGCGAGGATGATGTTGATCCCGACGAGCACGAGCACCTGCGCCACGTAGGCATTGCCCAGCCCTGCCGCGACGCGATCGAACGCAAAGAGCAAAGCCAGCGCGATCACCGGCATTGCGCCGCGCGGCAGGCGGCGAAGCTTTGCTGCAAGCGCGTCGGCCACTTACACCTTCTCCTTCGCGGTACTGCCCAGCAGCCCGGTCGGGCGAACCAGCAAGATGACGATGAGGATGACGAACGCAATCGCGTCGCGGTAAGTCGAGGAGAGGTAGCCCGATACCAGCGTTTCGGCCACGCCGAGAATCACGCCGCCGAGCATGGCGCCCGGGATGTTCCCGATACCGCCCAGTACCGCCGCCACGAAGGCCTTGAGCCCCGGCATGAGTCCCATCAGCGGCTCGACCTTGGGGTTGTAAAGCCCCACCAGAATTCCCGCGGCGGCGGCGAGCGCCGAACCGACGGCGAAGGTGAAGGCGATGGTCTTGTCGGTGTTGATGCCCATCAGGGCCGCGGCCTGCCGGTCGTAGCTCACCGCGCGCATCGCCCGGCCCATGCGCGTGCGATGCACGATCCAGGTAAGGCCCGCGCAGAGCGCGAGGCTGACGACGAGCACCACGACCTGCACGTTGTTGACGGGAACCGATCCGACCGTAAAGAGCGTGGACTTGGCCAGCAGTTCCGGCGGGACCTTGGGGTCGGGGCCGAACACGATCTGCCCGCTGTATTGAAGAAAAAGCGAGACGCCAATCGCCGTAATGAGCGGCGCCAGACGCGGCGCGTTTCGCAGCGGGCGGTAGGCCACGCGCTCGATCAGCATTCCCACCGCCGCGCAAACCACCATGGAAATGGTCAGCACCGTAAACAGTCCGATGATGCTCGGCCCATCGTCGAAGCCCAGCGCGCGGGCCGCGTAGTAGCCGGTCA
Encoded here:
- a CDS encoding branched-chain amino acid ABC transporter permease is translated as MPVIALALLFAFDRVAAGLGNAYVAQVLVLVGINIILAVSLNLINGFTGQLSIGHAGFMAIGAYVAAALSVYGGAEMQAFFHESLHLPMALSRALFFVAVILAGGLSAAVAGVLVGIPTLRLRGDYLAIASLGFGEIIRIIILNIDAVGGARGFSVVPSNYDYDVRFEGIFETYAMVLLTIVAIWHLAYSTRGRAYVAVKNDEIATESLGISATRVKTEAFVVAAFFGGVAGVLFSQSQGYVHTNSFTFLRSVEILVFVVLGGMGSITGSIVAAVVLTIVPEAFRDLSQYRMPAYALVMIAMMVWRPQGLFGRSEMSLAFLGRLLPGTKKEDQ
- a CDS encoding branched-chain amino acid ABC transporter permease, encoding MDVFFQQLVNGLAWGSIYALIALGYTMVYGILKLINFAHGEIYMLGAMTGYYAARALGFDDGPSIIGLFTVLTISMVVCAAVGMLIERVAYRPLRNAPRLAPLITAIGVSLFLQYSGQIVFGPDPKVPPELLAKSTLFTVGSVPVNNVQVVVLVVSLALCAGLTWIVHRTRMGRAMRAVSYDRQAAALMGINTDKTIAFTFAVGSALAAAAGILVGLYNPKVEPLMGLMPGLKAFVAAVLGGIGNIPGAMLGGVILGVAETLVSGYLSSTYRDAIAFVILIVILLVRPTGLLGSTAKEKV